The sequence below is a genomic window from Thalassobaculum sp. OXR-137.
TGATTGAACTTGGTTTCCCAGAACCGCAGCACATGCGGCGGGACATCCAGATCGTCGGCGACTTCGCTGATCGTGCGGAAAGCCGCCGCCGACTTGCCGTTGCGGCGAGGCGCAGAGGAGGTTGCTTGCGTGTCGGCCATTGCGCCCTACCCCCCCGGGGTCAGTCCTCCGACTCTCGGTTGATCCGGTTCTTCAGGACATGGGACGGACGGAACACCAGGACACGGCGCGGCAGGATCGGAACCTCCTCGCCCGTCTTGGGATTACGGCCGATCCGCTCGCCCTTCTGGCGGACCGAGAAGCTGCCGAACGACGAGATCTTGACCATCTCCCCGCGAACCAGCGCTTCAATCATTTCATCAAGAACCGACTCGACGAGATCCGCCGATTCGTTTCGGGACAGGCCGACTTCCTGGTAGACGGCCTCGCTCAAATGAGCGCGGGTGATCGTTTCGCCGGTCATGCGCACCCCCGTTGTGGAACAGAACGGTACCCCGAACGAATCGAACCGTCAATTAATTAGGTGATTTCAGGCGATTGGCGCGACTTCCTCGCGTGCCGTCTCGGTCCCGGACCTCTCCATGCGCGCCGGAATGCCGAAACGGACCAGCCCGGCGCCCCAGGCGAGCCCGCCGCCGATGGCCTCCAGCAGCAGCAGATCGCCCGGCCGGACCCGGCCGTCGCGCACCGCTTCGTCCAGCGCCAGCGGCACGGACGCGGCCGAGGTATTGGCGTGGCGCTCGATCGAAACCACCACCTTCTCGGCCGGCAGCTTCATCCGGTTGGCCATCGCGTCGATGATCCGGCGGTTGGCCTGATGCGGGATCAGCCAGTCCACGTCGGCGGCCGACAGGCCGTTGGCGTCGAGGGATTCGTCGATCACGCCGGACAGCTTGGAGACGGCGTGGCGGAACACTTCCTTGCCGTTCATGCGCACATGGCCGACGGTCCCGGTGGCGGACGGACCGCCGTCCACATAGAGGATGTCGCGCTCGCGGCCGTCGGAATGCAGATGGGTGGAGAGCACGCCCCAGCCGTCGCCGGCCGCATCGGTGGCGCGCAGCAGCACCGCGCCCGCCCCGTCGCCGAACAGCACGCAGGTGGTGCGGTCCTCCCAGTCGAGCAGCCGGGAGAAGGTCTCGGCGCCGATCACCAGGGCGGTGCGGGCCTGGCCCGCCTTCAGGAAGTTGTCCGCCACCGCGAGCGCATAGACGAAGCCGGCGCAGACCGCCTGGACGTCGAACGCGGCACCGTTGAAAGCGCCCAGCGCCTTCTGGACCTTGGTCGCCGTCGCCGGGAAGGTGTCGTCCGGCGTGGTGGTGGCGACGACGATCAGGTCGATGTCCTCGCCTTCCAGCCCCGCCATGTCGAGGGCGTTGCGCGCCGCCTTGATCGCCAGGTCGCTGGTCAGTTCGCCCTCGGCGGCGAGATGGCGTTGCCGGATCCCGGTGCGCTGGCGGATCCAGTCGTCCGAGGTATCGACCCAGGTCGACAGCTCCTCATTGCTGACCACGCGCTCGGGGAGATAGGACCCGGTCGCGATCATCAGGGACCGTTTCATCATGCCGTTGCCACCGCTGTTGGTTGCTCGTCCGGCCGATCGAGGCGGCCGTTGGTCAATTCTTCGCGGACTTTCTCAAGGAATCCATAACGCTTCATGTCCGCCGCGACGCCGATCGCGTTGGCGAAGCCGAGCGCGTCGGTACCGCCATGGCTCTTCACCGCGATGCCGTTGAGGCCGAGGAACATCGCGCCGTTGTAGCGCCGCGGGTCCATGCGCTGCCGGAGCTGGCCGACCGCGCCGCGGGCGAACAGGTAGCCGAGCTTGGACAGCAGCGAATTGCGGAACGCGTCGCGCAGAAACTGGCCGATGAGCCGCGAGGTGCCTTCCGCCGTCTTCAGCGCGATGTTGCCGGAGAAACCGTCGGTCACGACCACGTCGACCGTGCCGGCCGGAATGTCGTCGCCCTCGACGAATCCGTGGAACTCGAAGGGCATGTCCGTCATGCCGCGCAGGATGGTCGCCGCCTCGCGGACCGAGTCGTTGCCCTTCTGCTCCTCGATGCCGACGTTGAGGATGCCGACCACCGGCCGCTCCAGCCCCAGCACCGTGCGCACGAAAATCTGGCCCATGATGGCGAACTGCACGAGGTTGGTCGCGTCGCAGGTGATGTTGGCGCCCAGGTCCAGCATGGCGCTTTCGCCGCGCCGGGTCGGGAAGAACCCGGCGATCGCCGGCCGGTCGATCCCCGGCATCGGCCGCAGCACGAGCTTGGCGATGGCCATCAGCGCACCCGTGTTGCCGGCGGAGACCACGCCGTCGGCCTTGCCCTGGCCGACCAGGTCGATGGCCAGGCGCATGCTCGAGCCCTTGCCCTGGCGCAGCGCCACGGACGGCTTGTCCTCGTCGGCAATGACCTTGTCCGTATGGATGATCTCCGGCGACTGCGCCTTCAGCCGCTTGGTCTTGTCCACCAGCGGTCGCAGGCGTGCCTCGTCGCCCACCAGGATGATCTTGAGATCGGGGCTCCGCTCCAGAGCGATTTCGGCACCTTGGACGACCATGTCCGGTGCCTTATCCCCACCCATAGCGTCCAGTGCGATCGTCAGACCGTCCGACACTCGTCGACCCTCATCGTCGCTTCTCCAACGGTCCCCAGTCCCCCCAGACCGGTTGAATCGATCGTGCGGACTCTAGCCTTCCAGCCGCCGCGCGTCGACCGCTGCCGGAAAAACTCCCCGGCCCGCCCGGCTCTCGCGAACCGGGCGCGTCTTGTACGCCACATCTGCCCCACCGGACAACCACGTTACCGTTTCTTGACATCCCTGTCCTTCAGCGCGGCCAGGGCGGCGAAGGGAGACGCCGGGGCCTCGTCCTCGGCCGCCTCCCCGGCCCCGTCCTCTGCTCCATCCTCCGCCAACGGCTCGCCCACCGGGGGCACGCCGGGTGCGCGGGGATAGGGATCGAGGGCCAGGGACAGGATCTGGGCAATCACCTCGCCCACGTCCAGCACCTCGCCCTCCAGCGGTTCGGGATCCTCGGCGACCGGGTCGAGCTCGACCTCGAATCCGTCGACCTCCCGGCTGTCGTCGAACAGTTCGTCGATCTCCTCCTCGACCTCCGCCGGAACCGGCTCGAGGGTGACGACGCATTCCTGCACCACGCTGGCCTTCAGCCTGCCCTTCAGCTCGATCCAGCCGGTATCGCGGCGGCGGCGCAGGGTGGCCTCGGCGCTGAAGGCGGTCAGCTCGATCAGCCCGAAGCGCCGCGCCAGCACGGCCCGGTCTTCGGGGCCGGCCTCGAAACGGATGGTCTTGGCGGGCTGGCCGATCCGGGTGACCGGAATCGGCTCCACCAGGGTAACGGCGGTCGGCTCGGTCATCGCTTTTCCTCAGCAGGGGCCGCAGCATGGTCGTCGGCGGACGGCGCCGGAAACGACACGGCCCCGCGCTTCAGGGCGTCGAGCGGCAGGGCGTCGATCCCGTCGCGGGCCCGGAGCACGTAGGCGGCCAGGGCGGGCGCCTGCGGCGCGTGCTGGGCGCCCTCGTACACGTTGCGCCGGATCGCCTCGGCCAGATCCCCCTCGCCCGTCAGCGCCTCCTCATAGGCGGCGCACCGGCCGTAATAGGCCCGCACCATGTCTTTCACCTTCTTGCCGACGCTCATGTCGCCGACGCCCATGGCCCGCAGCGTGCGGTCCATGTCGTGGAAGAAGGTGTCGAACAGGGCCTGGGCGATCTTGCGCGCGGCCGGATCGTCGGTGGCGGACAGCCGGCGGATGACCAGGTGAAGATGCAGCACCAGGAGATCGAAACGGCCCTCCAACTGGTCGGCGACCTCGAAGTCGGCATAGAAAGCGGGCACGCGCGCCTGGTCGACGATCGCGTCATACAGACGGTCGACCGCAAGGCGGGTCTCGTCCCTCTTGAAAAACCGTGCGAAAATCTTTGTTCTCCGTTACTCCGAAAGCGACCATACCGTCGCCCCGTTCCTTGCGGGATACCCAGATACCAGGATCCGCGATGCGCCCGCCTGTCACGTCCTCAGTTTTCCGCTCCGCCCTGGCCGGCGTGGCCCTGGCGGTCACGGTCGCCGCCTGCAGCCCGCAGATCGCGACACACGGCAACATGGTGGATGTGGACGCCCTCGCCAAGATCGAACCGGGCAGAACGCCTCAATCCGAGGTTCTGGCCCTGCTCGGATCGCCGTCCAGTCAGGCGAATTTCGGCGAGCCGACATGGTACTACATCGGGCAGCTCACCGAACGCCAGGCGTTCTATCGTCCGGAGACGATCGAGCGCCGGGTCGTCTATGTCGATTTCGAGCCCGCCGGCACCGTGAAGTCGATCGGCACGCTGGATCTCGAGGACGGCAAGAAGATCGCGATCGTCGACCGCGAGACGCCGACCGCCGGCCAGCGCATCACCCTTCTGAAGCAGCTGATCGGCAACGTCGGCCGGTTCTCCCCGACCGACTGAGCCTCCGAGCTCTCCTCCGCTGCCGATGCAGACGGCTCAAAGACGAAGGCCCCGG
It includes:
- a CDS encoding integration host factor subunit alpha — its product is MTGETITRAHLSEAVYQEVGLSRNESADLVESVLDEMIEALVRGEMVKISSFGSFSVRQKGERIGRNPKTGEEVPILPRRVLVFRPSHVLKNRINRESED
- a CDS encoding ubiquinol-cytochrome C chaperone family protein, coding for MPAFYADFEVADQLEGRFDLLVLHLHLVIRRLSATDDPAARKIAQALFDTFFHDMDRTLRAMGVGDMSVGKKVKDMVRAYYGRCAAYEEALTGEGDLAEAIRRNVYEGAQHAPQAPALAAYVLRARDGIDALPLDALKRGAVSFPAPSADDHAAAPAEEKR
- the plsX gene encoding phosphate acyltransferase PlsX — translated: MSDGLTIALDAMGGDKAPDMVVQGAEIALERSPDLKIILVGDEARLRPLVDKTKRLKAQSPEIIHTDKVIADEDKPSVALRQGKGSSMRLAIDLVGQGKADGVVSAGNTGALMAIAKLVLRPMPGIDRPAIAGFFPTRRGESAMLDLGANITCDATNLVQFAIMGQIFVRTVLGLERPVVGILNVGIEEQKGNDSVREAATILRGMTDMPFEFHGFVEGDDIPAGTVDVVVTDGFSGNIALKTAEGTSRLIGQFLRDAFRNSLLSKLGYLFARGAVGQLRQRMDPRRYNGAMFLGLNGIAVKSHGGTDALGFANAIGVAADMKRYGFLEKVREELTNGRLDRPDEQPTAVATA
- a CDS encoding outer membrane protein assembly factor BamE — encoded protein: MRPPVTSSVFRSALAGVALAVTVAACSPQIATHGNMVDVDALAKIEPGRTPQSEVLALLGSPSSQANFGEPTWYYIGQLTERQAFYRPETIERRVVYVDFEPAGTVKSIGTLDLEDGKKIAIVDRETPTAGQRITLLKQLIGNVGRFSPTD
- a CDS encoding beta-ketoacyl-ACP synthase III — protein: MMKRSLMIATGSYLPERVVSNEELSTWVDTSDDWIRQRTGIRQRHLAAEGELTSDLAIKAARNALDMAGLEGEDIDLIVVATTTPDDTFPATATKVQKALGAFNGAAFDVQAVCAGFVYALAVADNFLKAGQARTALVIGAETFSRLLDWEDRTTCVLFGDGAGAVLLRATDAAGDGWGVLSTHLHSDGRERDILYVDGGPSATGTVGHVRMNGKEVFRHAVSKLSGVIDESLDANGLSAADVDWLIPHQANRRIIDAMANRMKLPAEKVVVSIERHANTSAASVPLALDEAVRDGRVRPGDLLLLEAIGGGLAWGAGLVRFGIPARMERSGTETAREEVAPIA
- a CDS encoding DUF177 domain-containing protein codes for the protein MTEPTAVTLVEPIPVTRIGQPAKTIRFEAGPEDRAVLARRFGLIELTAFSAEATLRRRRDTGWIELKGRLKASVVQECVVTLEPVPAEVEEEIDELFDDSREVDGFEVELDPVAEDPEPLEGEVLDVGEVIAQILSLALDPYPRAPGVPPVGEPLAEDGAEDGAGEAAEDEAPASPFAALAALKDRDVKKR